GTGTCGTCACCTATCAGATGCTGACCGGACGCTTGCCCTATGGCGCGCAGATCGCGCGCGCCCGCACAAGGTCCGACTTCAACCGCCTGGTCTACCGTCCGGCCGCCCATCGCGGCCGCGCGATCCCGAACTGGGTCGACGGCACGCTGGAGCGCGCCGTGCAGGTCAATCCGCTGAAGCGCTACGACAGTTTTTCCGAGTTCCTGTTCGACCTGCGCAATCCCAATGCGAGATATTTGACGACGTCATCGACGCCGCTGATCGAGCGCAACCCGGTGCTGTTCTGGAAGTCGACCACGCTGGCGCTGGCGCTGGTCGTGGTGCTGCTGCTCGCCTGCGGCGCGCATCATTGGCGGTAGGGGAGTCCGCCGACTTCTCTCCGTCATCCTGAGGAGCGCGTAGCGCGTCTCGAAGGATGAACGGCCCCGCTGGTGGCCGATTCATCCTTCGAGGCTCGCTCCGCTCGCGCCTCAGGATGACGGGGAAGGGAATGAGGATGACGGGGAGAGAGACGTTGGGCGCCGCTAATGCGTCGCGCCGGCGGCAATCGGATCGAGGCCGCTCTTGACCAGCGCGTCGCGCGCATCCGGCGAGGCGAGGAAGCTGATCAGCGCCTTGCCGGCGTCGGGCTCTTTTGAAGCGGTCGCGATCCCTGCGGAGAACACCGTGATCTTCTGCAACGGCTCCGGCAAGGGACCTATGATGTCGATGCCGGCGACCGGCTTCAGCTCCGAGATCTGCTGCAGGCCGATCTCGGCCTCGCCCTTGGCCACGATCTCGCCGACCGGGGTCGCCGGGATCATCCGCGCCTTGTCTTTCATCTGGTCGGCGATGCCGAGTTTTGCGAACATCTCGGTCGAGACATAGACGCCGCTGGCGCTGTCGGAATAGGCGACCGATTTCGCCGAAAGCAGCGCCTGCTTGACGGCGTCGGCCGAGCTGATGTCCGGCCTCAGTGCGCCTGACTTCACCGCAATGCCGATCGGCGACTTCACGAGGTCGACGCGGCTGTCGGCCGCGACCTTGCCCTGCTTGATCAGGTCACTCAGCGCATAGCCGACCATGATCAGCACATCGGCCGGCTCGCCGCGCTCCAGTCGCACCGGAATGGCGTTGGTCGTGGTGCCCATCGACGGCCCGAAGGCGGTCACCACCTTGTGCCCGGTCTTGCG
This Bradyrhizobium sp. CCBAU 53421 DNA region includes the following protein-coding sequences:
- a CDS encoding extracellular solute-binding protein; translation: MRVSAFRALTLAVIGTLAFTSAAFAAEVHVMISGGLTAAYKALVPEFERKTGHKVVTAFGPSMGTTTNAIPVRLERGEPADVLIMVGYALSDLIKQGKVAADSRVDLVKSPIGIAVKSGALRPDISSADAVKQALLSAKSVAYSDSASGVYVSTEMFAKLGIADQMKDKARMIPATPVGEIVAKGEAEIGLQQISELKPVAGIDIIGPLPEPLQKITVFSAGIATASKEPDAGKALISFLASPDARDALVKSGLDPIAAGATH